From Nicotiana tabacum cultivar K326 chromosome 15, ASM71507v2, whole genome shotgun sequence, the proteins below share one genomic window:
- the LOC107788257 gene encoding bidirectional sugar transporter SWEET7-like isoform X3 codes for MVFNKEIARFAFGVIGNIISLILFLSPFFNSEQANICSNKEEEICRTVLSSSIPCYIHKLWPLGTLWNSTSTSTQHLGCDYKWHRICNRGSAIVGSICIAGNILMYASPLAIMKLVITTKSVEFMPFFLSLFSFLNGVSWTTYALIPLDAFVLAPNSMGIALGLAQLLLYAMYYKSTKRQNAGRKAEEELDLTEQTGSSVTRKTSNSAGV; via the exons ATGGTTTTCAATAAAGAGATTGCTCGTTTTGCTTTTGGTGTTATTG GGAACATCATTTCACTCATCTTGTTTCTGTCACCCTT TTTTAATTCTGAACAGGCCAACATTTGTTCGAATAAGGAAGAAGAAATCTGTAGAACGGTTCTCAGCAGTTCCATACCTTGCTACATTCATAAACTGTGGCCTTTGGGTACTCTATGGAATTCCACTAGTACATCCACACAGCATCTTGGTTGTGACTACAAATGGCACAGGATTTGCAATCGAGG ATCTGCTATTGTTGGTAGCATTTGCATTGCGGGCAACATTCTCATGTATGCTTCTCCTTTGGCTATCATG AAACTGGTGATCACAACCAAAAGTGTGGAGTTCATGCCCTTCTTCCTTTCCCTTTTCTCTTTTCTGAATGGTGTTAGCTGGACTACTTATGCCCTTATTCCTTTGGATGCTTTTGTACTT GCACCAAATTCGATGGGAATTGCGCTTGGACTTGCCCAACTGTTGCTTTACGCGATGTATTACAAGTCCACTAAGAGGCAGAATGCAGGAAGAAAGGCCGAAGAAGAGTTGGATCTAACTGAGCAGACTGGCTCTAGTGTCACCCGAAAGACAAGCAATAGCGCAGGAGTTTAG
- the LOC107788257 gene encoding bidirectional sugar transporter SWEET4-like isoform X1 translates to MVFNKEIARFAFGVIGNIISLILFLSPLPTFVRIRKKKSVERFSAVPYLATFINCGLWVLYGIPLVHPHSILVVTTNGTGFAIEGVYLTLFLLYSDRKKRTKIFLIIVGEIIFLASLAILVLTLVQTHAKRSAIVGSICIAGNILMYASPLAIMKLVITTKSVEFMPFFLSLFSFLNGVSWTTYALIPLDAFVLAPNSMGIALGLAQLLLYAMYYKSTKRQNAGRKAEEELDLTEQTGSSVTRKTSNSAGV, encoded by the exons ATGGTTTTCAATAAAGAGATTGCTCGTTTTGCTTTTGGTGTTATTG GGAACATCATTTCACTCATCTTGTTTCTGTCACCCTT GCCAACATTTGTTCGAATAAGGAAGAAGAAATCTGTAGAACGGTTCTCAGCAGTTCCATACCTTGCTACATTCATAAACTGTGGCCTTTGGGTACTCTATGGAATTCCACTAGTACATCCACACAGCATCTTGGTTGTGACTACAAATGGCACAGGATTTGCAATCGAGGGTGTGTACTTGACGCTATTTTTGCTGTACTCTGATCGGAAAAAGAGGACGAAAATATTCCTCATTATTGTTGGTGAGATTATTTTCTTGGCTTCACTTGCCATACTTGTCCTAACTCTAGTCCAAACACATGCAAAAAGATCTGCTATTGTTGGTAGCATTTGCATTGCGGGCAACATTCTCATGTATGCTTCTCCTTTGGCTATCATG AAACTGGTGATCACAACCAAAAGTGTGGAGTTCATGCCCTTCTTCCTTTCCCTTTTCTCTTTTCTGAATGGTGTTAGCTGGACTACTTATGCCCTTATTCCTTTGGATGCTTTTGTACTT GCACCAAATTCGATGGGAATTGCGCTTGGACTTGCCCAACTGTTGCTTTACGCGATGTATTACAAGTCCACTAAGAGGCAGAATGCAGGAAGAAAGGCCGAAGAAGAGTTGGATCTAACTGAGCAGACTGGCTCTAGTGTCACCCGAAAGACAAGCAATAGCGCAGGAGTTTAG
- the LOC107788257 gene encoding bidirectional sugar transporter SWEET4-like isoform X2, producing the protein MVFNKEIARFAFGVIGNIISLILFLSPLPTFVRIRKKKSVERFSAVPYLATFINCGLWVLYGIPLVHPHSILVVTTNGTGFAIEGVYLTLFLLYSDRKKRTKIFLIIVGEIIFLASLAILVLTLVQTHAKRSAIVGSICIAGNILMYASPLAIMAPNSMGIALGLAQLLLYAMYYKSTKRQNAGRKAEEELDLTEQTGSSVTRKTSNSAGV; encoded by the exons ATGGTTTTCAATAAAGAGATTGCTCGTTTTGCTTTTGGTGTTATTG GGAACATCATTTCACTCATCTTGTTTCTGTCACCCTT GCCAACATTTGTTCGAATAAGGAAGAAGAAATCTGTAGAACGGTTCTCAGCAGTTCCATACCTTGCTACATTCATAAACTGTGGCCTTTGGGTACTCTATGGAATTCCACTAGTACATCCACACAGCATCTTGGTTGTGACTACAAATGGCACAGGATTTGCAATCGAGGGTGTGTACTTGACGCTATTTTTGCTGTACTCTGATCGGAAAAAGAGGACGAAAATATTCCTCATTATTGTTGGTGAGATTATTTTCTTGGCTTCACTTGCCATACTTGTCCTAACTCTAGTCCAAACACATGCAAAAAGATCTGCTATTGTTGGTAGCATTTGCATTGCGGGCAACATTCTCATGTATGCTTCTCCTTTGGCTATCATG GCACCAAATTCGATGGGAATTGCGCTTGGACTTGCCCAACTGTTGCTTTACGCGATGTATTACAAGTCCACTAAGAGGCAGAATGCAGGAAGAAAGGCCGAAGAAGAGTTGGATCTAACTGAGCAGACTGGCTCTAGTGTCACCCGAAAGACAAGCAATAGCGCAGGAGTTTAG